From a single Triticum dicoccoides isolate Atlit2015 ecotype Zavitan unplaced genomic scaffold, WEW_v2.0 scaffold80259, whole genome shotgun sequence genomic region:
- the LOC119347937 gene encoding uncharacterized protein LOC119347937, with the protein MVAGGGTHKRPAADIMHQEEPANTDAKNDHHIAIYFIDSPQQTQRQVLGDKTNGQEDYSFQHHLQTPSSPPCYSTDHMLGAAADQRHYNTNNGSPSSSSSSSSSSSSSSSSSSSSQQQQQQQQQQQQQQQQQQHEHSSRPPRRRQSRTRRRLAAAVPFVRKIKWGPLWDKSKEWIKNPMNMALFVWIVAVGVSGAILFMVMTGMLNAVLRTKSHKDTWFEVNNQILNALFTLMCLYNHPRRFYHLALLCRWRAGDMAALREVYCKGGTVKPNERRHMMVVILLLHLNCLAQYALCGLNLGLSRTRRPPVGVGLTVSVAICAPAVASMYNNLSPLGKDYEVQAADDEEQESSSSGSRQRLQHKTVERRYSFSPSPPQRQGLEMAAVVVAVGAEEDGMLSPEWSGGLVSDLWEDISLAYLSLFCSCCVFGWNAGRLGFGNAYVHAATFILLCLAPFFIFTLAAINIDNEAARLALSLGGTLLCVLGLLYGGFWRIQMRRRFGLPGSGFCCGRPDVTDCFQWLFCCPCSLAQEVRTADAYDIVQHRMVSRRRPGDGDDQEEDASSSSRVQMQQPLRFAGVFASDGGVTNTNTNTNSDTSTSTIPPAAPVGILKQ; encoded by the coding sequence ATGGTTGCAGGTGGTGGCACTCACAAGAGGCCTGCTGCTGACATAATGCACCAAGAGGAGCCTGCAAACACAGATGCAAAAAATGATCATCACATAGCCATCTATTTCATCGACTCACCCCAACAAACTCAAAGACAAGTCCTGGGTGACAAGACCAATGGCCAGGAGGATTACTCCTTTCAGCACCACCTGCAAACACCAAGCTCGCCGCCCTGCTACTCCACCGACCACATGCTCGGCGCTGCTGCTGACCAAAGACACTACAATACCAACAAtggctccccttcttcttcttcttcttcttcttcttcttcttcttcttcttcttcttcttcttcttcttcgcagcagcagcagcagcagcagcagcagcagcagcagcagcagcagcagcagcagcatgaacACTCTTCCCGCCCACCACGAAGAAGACAGTCCAGAACAAGGCGACGCTTGGCGGCAGCGGTGCCGTTCGTGAGGAAGATCAAGTGGGGACCACTGTGGGATAAGTCCAAGGAGTGGATCAAGAACCCCATGAACATGGCGCTCTTCGTGTGGATCGTCGCCGTCGGCGTCTCTGGCGCCATCCTCTTCATGGTGATGACCGGGATGCTCAACGCCGTCCTGCGGACCAAGTCGCACAAGGACACGTGGTTCGAGGTCAACAACCAGATATTGAATGCATTGTTCACCCTCATGTGCCTCTACAACCATCCCAGAAGGTTCTACCACCTGGCGCTGCTGTGCCGGTGGCGGGCCGGCGACATGGCCGCGCTCCGGGAGGTCTACTGCAAGGGCGGCACCGTCAAGCCCAACGAGAGGAGGCACATGATGGTTGTGATCCTGCTGCTCCACCTCAACTGCTTGGCGCAGTACGCGCTCTGCGGCCTCAACCTTGGGCTCTCCAGGACCCGCCGGCCTCCCGTGGGCGTCGGCCTCACCGTGTCAGTCGCCATCTGCGCGCCCGCCGTCGCCAGCATGTACAACAACCTCAGCCCCCTGGGCAAAGACTACGAGGTCCAGGCCGCCGACGACGAGGAGCAGGAGTCTTCTTCTTCGGGCTCGCGGCAGCGGCTCCAGCACAAGACCGTGGAGAGGAGGtactccttctccccctctccgccGCAGCGACAAGGACTAGAAATGGCCGCTGTTGTCGTCGCCGTCGGCGCGGAAGAAGATGGTATGTTATCGCCGGAGTGGTCTGGTGGGCTGGTGTCGGACCTGTGGGAGGACATCTCGCTGGCGTACCTGTCCCTGTTCTGCAGCTGCTGCGTGTTCGGGTGGAACGCGGGGCGTCTGGGGTTCGGCAACGCGTACGTGCACGCGGCGACCTTCATCCTGCTGTGCCTGGCGCCCTTCTTCATCTTCACCCTGGCGGCCATCAACATCGACAACGAGGCGGCCAGGCTGGCGCTCAGCCTTGGCGGCACCCTGCTCTGCGTCCTTGGCCTGCTGTACGGCGGGTTCTGGAGGATCCAGATGCGCCGGAGGTTTGGGCTCCCCGGCAGTGGGTTCTGTTGCGGCAGGCCGGACGTGACGGACTGCTTCCAGTGGCTCTTCTGCTGCCCCTGCTCCCTCGCCCAGGAGGTCAGGACCGCCGACGCCTACGACATTGTGCAGCACAGGATGGTGTCTCGCCGCCGACCCGGAGACGGCGACGACCAAGAAGAAGATGCCAGCAGTAGCTCCCGGGTCCAGATGCAGCAGCCACTGAGGTTTGCAGGCGTTTTCGCTTCAGATGGTGGGGTGaccaacaccaacaccaacaccaATTCAGATACGAGTACGAGTACAATACCCCCTGCTGCCCCTGTTGGCATACTGAAACAGTAG
- the LOC119347938 gene encoding zinc finger BED domain-containing protein DAYSLEEPER-like: MAPMLAVMREKFMKYWSDYSIFLSCAAVLDPCIKFKFLGYAYSKLYDGDDALQRINLVKTTMTSLFNEYGSGVHVNENIATSASSSTCGLGAFSDYGQYVESTSSHEERSKLELYLAEPAKRLNENVNILDFWSKSAARYPQLARMARDILAVPVSSVASESAFSLSKKVITPNRNSLKPKTVEALMCLQDWYRCKLQKKEDNKRKAEVVALDNDEDSSSDEE, translated from the exons ATGGCTCCAATGTTAGCAGTTATGAGGGAGAAATTCATGAAATATTGGTCTGACTATAGCATATTTCTGTCTTGTGCTGCCGTTCTTGATCCCTGCATTAAGTTCAAGTTTTTAGGATATGCCTACTCCAAGCTATatgatggtgatgatgcccttcagCGCATTAATCTTGTTAAAACTACAATGACTTCTTTATTTAATGAGTATGGTAGTGGTGTACATGTCAATGAAAACATAGCAACTAGTGCATCATCAAGCACGTGTGGACTTGGTGCCTTTTCTGACTATGGTCAGTACGTGGAAAGCACGAGCTCACATGAAGAGAGATCTAAATTGGAATTGTATTTGGCTGAACCTGCGAAGAGGTTGAATGAAAATGTCAATATCTTGGATTTCTGGAGTAAGTCCGCAGCTAGGTATCCGCAACTAGCAAGAATGGCACGTGATATCCTTGCAGTTCCTGTGTCAAGTGTTGCTTCAGAATCCGCTTTCAGCTTGAGTAAGAAGGTTATAACCCCGAACCGAAACTCACTTAAACCAAAGACGGTTGAGGCCCTAATGTGTTTGCAAGATTGGTATCGTTGCAAACTGCAGAAAAAAGAAG ATAATAAGAGAAAGGCAGAAGTGGTTGCGCTAGATAATGATGAAGATTCATCTTCGGATGAAGAAT AG